A single genomic interval of Nocardioides nitrophenolicus harbors:
- a CDS encoding amino acid deaminase/aldolase — translation MQHQSSIARNQLAARLRSAVSAWREPLSTPVFVVDLDAFDANAADLARRAGGTPIRVASKSIRVPALVSRALAADGFAGVLAYTLAEALWLADHDVCEDIVVAYPSVDRAALAALVASPRAASRVTIMVDDVAHLDLVDSLRASTAVPVRVALDIDAGLRWGGQAVGPKRSPLYDVGAVTALARTVIERPGFHLVGVMTYEGQVAGVPDTVPHQRAKSAIVRQLKRLSVAQLQVRRAAIVEALDALAGHGDFAGIELWNAGGSGSIESSAADPVVTEVTAGSGLLAPTLFDHYASFSPTPAAFFGLPVTRRPSADVATVHGGGLIASGPTGADRAPTPWAPAGLSLTGLEGAGEVQTPLVGTNAGRLAIGDLVWFRHAKSGEPFEHGRGVLLLEGERFVEEVPTYRGHGLAF, via the coding sequence ATGCAGCACCAGTCGTCGATCGCGCGCAACCAGCTCGCCGCGCGCCTGCGCTCGGCGGTCTCCGCCTGGCGCGAGCCCCTGTCCACCCCGGTGTTCGTCGTCGACCTCGACGCGTTCGACGCCAACGCCGCCGACCTGGCGCGCCGGGCGGGCGGGACGCCGATCCGGGTCGCGTCGAAGTCGATCCGGGTGCCGGCGCTGGTGAGTCGGGCGCTCGCGGCCGACGGCTTCGCCGGCGTGCTCGCCTACACTCTCGCCGAGGCGCTGTGGCTGGCCGACCACGACGTCTGCGAGGACATCGTGGTCGCCTACCCCAGCGTCGACCGGGCCGCGCTCGCCGCGCTGGTCGCCTCGCCCCGGGCGGCCTCCCGGGTCACGATCATGGTCGACGACGTCGCCCACCTCGACCTGGTCGACAGCCTGCGCGCCTCGACGGCGGTGCCCGTTCGCGTGGCGCTCGACATCGACGCCGGGCTGCGCTGGGGCGGCCAGGCCGTCGGCCCCAAGCGCTCCCCGCTCTACGACGTCGGCGCGGTCACCGCCCTCGCCCGGACCGTGATCGAGCGTCCCGGCTTCCACCTGGTCGGGGTGATGACCTACGAGGGCCAGGTGGCCGGCGTCCCCGACACGGTGCCGCACCAGCGTGCGAAGTCGGCGATCGTGCGTCAGCTCAAGCGGCTCTCGGTCGCCCAGCTGCAGGTGCGGCGCGCGGCGATCGTCGAGGCGCTCGACGCGCTCGCGGGCCACGGCGACTTCGCCGGGATCGAGCTGTGGAACGCCGGCGGCTCCGGTTCGATCGAGTCGTCGGCGGCCGACCCGGTCGTGACCGAGGTGACCGCCGGCTCCGGGCTGCTCGCCCCGACGCTCTTCGACCACTACGCGTCCTTCTCCCCCACCCCCGCCGCCTTCTTCGGACTGCCGGTCACCCGCCGGCCCTCCGCCGACGTCGCGACGGTGCACGGCGGCGGCCTGATCGCCTCCGGCCCCACCGGAGCCGACCGGGCGCCGACGCCGTGGGCGCCCGCCGGGTTGAGCCTGACCGGGCTGGAGGGCGCCGGCGAGGTGCAGACCCCGCTGGTCGGCACCAACGCGGGCCGGCTCGCGATCGGCGACCTGGTCTGGTTCCGGCACGCGAAGTCGGGCGAGCCGTTCGAGCACGGCCGCGGCGTGCTGCTGCTGGAGGGCGAGCGGTTCGTCGAGGAGGTCCCGACCTACCGTGGCCACGGCCTCGCCTTCTGA
- a CDS encoding aldose 1-epimerase family protein, which yields MTAPTGEQYVLSSHGYRAVVTQGCGALRSLTHDGRELVDGFAEDAMPSVCRGQLLVPWPNRIRDGRYTFEGAAQQLALTEPKRRNASHGLVRWVSWTLASASEDRVELTYFLPAQTGYPWALALTTTYALGADGLTVTQAATNRAATAAPYASGAHPYLVAGPGPCDEWTIELDAATVLEVDPERLLPTGRASARGRVTSPLGATVLNHAVTDLGRADDGRATVTLRAGGSGVALWVDEHHRWLQLYTGDDTPTPRVSVAVEPMTAPPDAFNSGDDLVVLAPGETFTAAWGIRAV from the coding sequence GTGACCGCACCCACCGGCGAGCAGTACGTCCTGTCCTCCCACGGCTACCGCGCCGTCGTCACCCAGGGATGTGGCGCGCTCCGCTCGCTGACCCACGACGGCCGGGAGCTGGTCGACGGCTTCGCGGAGGACGCGATGCCCTCGGTCTGCCGCGGCCAGCTGCTGGTGCCGTGGCCGAACCGGATCCGCGACGGCCGCTACACCTTCGAGGGGGCCGCCCAGCAGCTCGCGCTGACCGAGCCCAAGCGGCGCAATGCCTCGCACGGACTGGTCAGGTGGGTGTCGTGGACGCTCGCGTCGGCGAGTGAGGACCGGGTCGAGCTGACCTACTTCCTGCCCGCGCAGACGGGCTACCCGTGGGCGCTGGCGCTCACGACGACCTATGCGCTGGGGGCCGACGGGCTGACCGTGACCCAGGCCGCGACCAACCGGGCGGCGACGGCGGCGCCGTACGCCTCGGGCGCGCATCCCTACCTGGTGGCCGGGCCGGGTCCGTGCGACGAATGGACGATCGAGCTGGACGCGGCGACGGTGCTGGAGGTCGACCCGGAACGGCTGCTCCCTACCGGCAGGGCGTCCGCCCGGGGACGGGTGACCTCGCCGCTGGGGGCCACGGTGCTCAACCACGCGGTGACCGACCTGGGCCGGGCCGACGACGGCCGCGCCACGGTGACCCTGCGCGCCGGCGGGTCCGGCGTGGCGCTGTGGGTCGACGAGCACCACCGGTGGCTGCAGCTCTACACCGGCGACGACACCCCCACGCCGCGGGTCAGCGTCGCCGTCGAGCCGATGACCGCTCCCCCGG
- the infC gene encoding translation initiation factor IF-3 yields the protein MSTELRINERIRVPEVRLVGPNGETVGIVPTDQALKLAQEADLDLVEIAPMGKPPVCKLMDYGKFKYENAQKAREARRNQTNVIIKEMKLRPKIDAHDYETKKGHVVRFLKAGDKVKITIMFRGREQHRPELGYRLLQKLAEDVQELGFVESNPKQDGRNMTMVIGPHKKKAEAKLEVKAAKQEAAAERAAEQAAEHAERTAVQPSSTKKAKRANEALDPDIDL from the coding sequence ATCAGCACCGAGCTGCGCATCAACGAGCGGATCCGGGTTCCCGAGGTCCGTCTCGTGGGACCCAACGGAGAGACCGTCGGCATCGTCCCCACCGACCAGGCCCTCAAGCTCGCGCAGGAGGCCGACCTGGACCTCGTGGAGATCGCGCCGATGGGCAAGCCCCCCGTCTGCAAGCTCATGGACTACGGGAAGTTCAAGTACGAGAACGCCCAGAAGGCCCGTGAGGCGCGACGGAACCAGACCAACGTCATCATCAAGGAGATGAAGCTCCGGCCCAAGATCGACGCGCACGACTACGAGACCAAGAAGGGTCACGTCGTTCGCTTCCTCAAGGCCGGCGACAAGGTCAAGATCACGATCATGTTCCGCGGCCGCGAGCAGCACCGCCCCGAGCTGGGCTACCGGCTGCTGCAGAAGCTGGCCGAGGACGTCCAGGAGCTGGGCTTCGTGGAGTCCAACCCCAAGCAGGACGGCCGCAACATGACCATGGTCATCGGGCCGCACAAGAAGAAGGCCGAGGCGAAGCTCGAGGTGAAGGCCGCGAAGCAGGAGGCCGCCGCCGAGCGCGCCGCCGAGCAGGCCGCCGAGCACGCCGAGCGCACCGCCGTGCAGCCCTCGAGCACCAAGAAGGCCAAGCGGGCCAACGAGGCGCTCGACCCCGACATCGACCTGTAA
- a CDS encoding uridine kinase family protein — MATASPSDVLAAALSRPPTLGAGRLICVDGLAGSGKTTLARGIADLAPEAVVLGTDEMLEGWRGLPGLGASVEALLRPLAEGRPGRWRRWDWYADAWDGTVVVRPGPLLVLEGVGSAAARYASLVTLTVWVEADLDVRLARWLARDGEAMRPHWDAWLADEEALHARERTRERADLVVRT, encoded by the coding sequence GTGGCCACGGCCTCGCCTTCTGACGTCCTGGCCGCGGCGCTGTCCCGGCCGCCGACCCTGGGCGCCGGACGGCTGATCTGCGTCGACGGCCTGGCCGGGTCGGGCAAGACCACCCTGGCCCGCGGGATCGCGGACCTGGCCCCGGAGGCCGTGGTCCTGGGCACCGACGAGATGCTCGAGGGCTGGCGCGGGCTGCCCGGTCTGGGTGCCTCGGTCGAGGCGCTGCTGCGCCCCCTCGCCGAGGGCCGGCCCGGGCGGTGGCGGCGCTGGGACTGGTACGCCGACGCCTGGGACGGCACCGTCGTCGTGCGGCCGGGCCCGCTCCTGGTGCTCGAGGGGGTCGGGAGTGCCGCCGCCCGCTACGCGTCGCTGGTGACGCTCACGGTGTGGGTCGAGGCGGACCTCGACGTACGGCTGGCCCGGTGGCTGGCGCGCGACGGCGAGGCGATGCGACCGCACTGGGACGCCTGGCTGGCCGACGAGGAGGCGCTGCACGCGCGGGAGCGGACGCGGGAGCGCGCGGACCTCGTGGTGCGGACCTAG
- a CDS encoding SseB family protein, translated as MSASPNERPDARRLQGSEYVDDDGTADAALARALRAHQTGAAPYPEVLAALSRSRLLVPVVALLGEAEVGADGLARDKSSDMAAVLLTGADGRLALLAFTDLAALAAWDPQARPVPVAAHLAAATAVQEGAHALVVDVAGPHPFVLADDDLHRIASRWTTVRLEDGDWAWLGAADPAGPED; from the coding sequence GTGAGCGCATCGCCGAACGAGCGTCCCGACGCCCGCCGTCTCCAGGGCTCGGAGTACGTCGACGACGACGGCACCGCCGACGCGGCCCTCGCCCGGGCGCTGCGAGCGCACCAGACCGGCGCGGCGCCGTACCCCGAGGTGCTGGCGGCCCTGAGCCGGTCCCGGCTGCTCGTCCCGGTGGTCGCGCTCCTGGGCGAGGCCGAGGTGGGCGCGGACGGCCTGGCCCGCGACAAGTCCAGCGACATGGCGGCGGTGCTGCTCACCGGCGCCGACGGCCGGCTCGCGCTGCTCGCCTTCACCGACCTGGCGGCGCTCGCCGCGTGGGACCCGCAGGCCCGGCCGGTGCCGGTCGCCGCGCACCTCGCGGCCGCGACCGCGGTGCAGGAGGGCGCGCACGCCCTGGTCGTCGACGTCGCGGGGCCGCACCCCTTCGTCCTCGCCGACGACGACCTGCACCGGATCGCCTCGCGCTGGACCACGGTCCGGCTCGAGGACGGCGACTGGGCCTGGCTCGGCGCCGCGGATCCCGCGGGTCCCGAGGATTAG